The DNA region CCTGCCTTACCCAACTGTCCCTCTGAAAGTAACTTCTCTTCCCGATGGCAGCCATGCACACTCCCCTCCTACGGGCTCCTCCCTTTCTGCTCTTTCCCCTTGGCCTCCCCACACTCAGCTGGCTCCCTACCAGTTATTGTCTGGGAACAGCGAGACACAAAGGACTTTCTTGGATCCATGATCACAAGGATATGTTACCTGTGAGAGTTACagcaaaaaggaaaggtgagagGATCTAGCACAGAACCAAGTAGGATTGACAGAGGGAGAGATTAGGAAGGAATTGGGAAGAACGGATTAATAGAAAGTGCTAAAATCATATGGAATTTGGTGGGATCAAGGTTAAAACAATTATGGGAAAGAAAGTCATTCAGCAATAGGAATAAAACAATCAGACAAGGGTACTTTTGATAACTTCTGTATGTTCTGCTTTGTGTTAAACATTCTGATGGATTCAGGAGAAATAGGAAACAAGATACTGACTGTCAAGGAGCTGTGGAAGCCAACAAACACAATACAACATGAAAAATTAGAGAACAGTTCAATGCCAAACTCTGAGAGCTGAAAGGGTCAGAAAGGGCTTTCTTGAGGAGTTGTACCTCCAGCTGGACCTTCAGGTGTAGCACGATTTTCACtaacagagagaaggaaataaaatatcaaagGCTAGGGGAGCAAAGTCAGGGGATGGTGCTGGAGGAATCTGATGACCCTCTGatattttctgtctcctcttactCTATAGGAGTTAGAGCAAAAGATGTGAACGACCTCATACCCCTGATGGTACTAATGGTGATACTTTTCCTGCTGCTTCTATTCTGGGAAAATGAGCTGAATGAGGAAGTAAGGGCGGCAACCTTAGACCAGTTGCATGTGGACTACCCTCAGAGTGACGTTCCTGTAAGGTACTGCAACCACATGATCATACAAAGACTCATCAAGGAACCCAACAACACCTGCAAAAAGGAGCATGTCTTCGTCCATGAGAGGCCTCGAAATATCAACAGTGTTTGCAATTCTCTCAGGAAAGTGGCTTGCCAAAACCATTCCACCATTCTCTGCTTCCAGAGTGAGACCAAGTTCAAAATGACAGTCTGCAAGCTCATTGAAGGCACCAGATATCCTGCCTGCAGCTACCACATTTCCCTCACAGAGGGGTTTATTGTCGTCACTTGTGATGACATGGGGCCAGTTAATATCCAGAGATACGATGAATAACCTGAGATCAGCATCTGAGTCGGCCGCCCTCTCGTCTCCTCTCTCAGAGGCACTGATGCTGGTTCCCCCTGAGGCGCACCTGAATTGTGGACATGGGGTCATGCCTTGAGTGAAATGCATTTATCCTTTCAGTATTGCTGAGCTGGGATCTTTTTATTctgctttaataaaaaaaaaaatctaccgaATTAAACCATAAACTCTGCATGTGTTTTAATTCCTTGTCCTTTTTCTTTGAGTCATTTGATGAGAGCCAAGAGTGAATCCTACATAGGACTGGGATTAGGTAAGGTGAGTGAGGGACTCACTTCACACGCAAAATTGAAGGAGCACCAAAACACCCTGAGCAAtatagagaaataaatttttaaaaatcaaaattaatgcaaaaatccCTGATGAACAAAATATCTGAATTTTAAATCAAGACCCATTGTGACAGGGTTGGATTTAGGATGAGGTGGGATACACGAGTTGTACCAATGCAGGGTCAGAtcctgtcatttaaaattttgataattgTTCATCAGGGATTATTttgcattaaatttatttatttatttatttatttatttggaagtatagttgatttacaatgttgtgttaatctctgctgtacagcaaagtgattcagttacacatatacatataatccttttttatattcttttccgttatggtttatcacaggatattgaatatagttccctgtgctatacaataggaccttgttgtttatccattccatatataatagtttgcatctgctaatcccaaactcccagtcatccctccctcatccccttcccccttggcaaccacaagtctgttctctatgtctgtgagtccatttctgttttcgtagataggttcatttgtgtcatacac from Eschrichtius robustus isolate mEscRob2 chromosome 1, mEscRob2.pri, whole genome shotgun sequence includes:
- the LOC137759044 gene encoding probable inactive ribonuclease-like protein 12 codes for the protein MVLMVILFLLLLFWENELNEEVRAATLDQLHVDYPQSDVPVRYCNHMIIQRLIKEPNNTCKKEHVFVHERPRNINSVCNSLRKVACQNHSTILCFQSETKFKMTVCKLIEGTRYPACSYHISLTEGFIVVTCDDMGPVNIQRYDE